DNA sequence from the Orcinus orca chromosome 2, mOrcOrc1.1, whole genome shotgun sequence genome:
CAACTCCCAGCGTGGGAGCTGAGAAGGCAATCATAGGACTCACAGCCAGCAGCTGAGGGAACATGGTGGCAATACTGCCCTCTGGTGCCTGTTGGAGGAGTTTCAGGAATGCTAGGTCCTGTCATTGTAGAGTAATGATGATGGGGATCCCAGGTTTAAAATCTATAGACATTTACTGAGGCCTACCATGCGCAAGGCATTGTACTCTGCATGTGGAGGGTGAGGGACAAATTAGGCTTGGAGGCTGCTCTTGAGAAATGAGTATCTATCTTTTTCCTCATTACTAGTCATTTCCATTTCACGTGCCCTTAGCTCCCACTCTTCACCACTCATGTGGAATCCCAACTTAAAATCACAGCCCTCTTACCCTCACTCCACCAACACTTCTGCCTGGTAAATGAGAAATCAAAGTTCTCAGACATGAACTATCTCTACTTCCTGTTCTGCCTCACCCTCTACAAATGTGCCCCCATCCTCTAACTTCAGAGAAAGAACACCTTATTCAAGAACAATCATCATATTCTCCAGATCCATGCTCTGGGTCCCACCCTCTGACCTCCCTGCCTAACTGCTCACCCATATTCCCAGTGCATTCTGGGCACACTTATCACTTaccatataaatattaattactttTATCACTTACTGTATTCACATTACATTGAAATGATCCGTTTCTGCCTTAGACTTCCTGCTGGACTCTCTTTTAAAAGCAGAAGTTATGTCTTACTAATTTTGGTAACCCCAGTGCTTCACCCAGTGCCTAGCCTATCAAACACACCCCAGTATTTATTTAACTGAAATTCAGTAGAAAAGTCGAGTGAAAATGTACAAGTcaataaagtcttaaaaacagagaaaaagcacAGGTCCACAACTCTTAAGATGCAACTCCAAAATCCCTGAAGCTCTCAAACAGCAAgttttttcataaaattcactTGGTGGCAAAATATGACCTGATCTGAAGTTACTCATGGGGTTTACTTATCCCACTTTGAGTAAAAATGTTCATGTCTACTGAGGAATATTTTGGTTTcaggtaagggattaagaggagTGGTTAATGGGAAGGGCTCCCTGAGGTGGTTTCTGCCCCTGGGATCCCAGAAGAAGCACTCACCTCCTGAGCAGTGGCCTGCAGTGTGTCCAGATTGCGGCCAGTGATGTAAACTGTGGCACCTGCTTGGCAGAGCTGCAAAGCGATGCCCCGGCCAATACCCCTGGAAGCACCAGTAACCACGCACACTTGGCCCTTCATGGGAGCTGGCATGACTCACAAGCCAAGGGGTTAAATCTGTGGAAGCAAGGACTTGCTCTGAGGGAAGCCTGCAGAGTGTATATGCAGAGGGGGGACCTTGACAATGATAGGAAGGGGGGACCTTGACAATGATAGGAAGGGGAGCCAAGGCTGAGATCCTTTGATGAGAGAGAAGTTTCAGAGGGGGATAACCAGTGCAGGGCCCAGGACAAGGCTGGTTGTCCCTTTTGGGAGGCCAAGGACTGAAGAAGGGGGATAACTAGTGCAGGCCCCAGGACATGGCTGGTTGTCCCTTTTGGGAGGCCAAGGAGTGAAGAAGTGGGGCTGTCCAGGAGGGCCACTTGCTGAGACTTTCTGAGTGGGGCTGACTGGGTGGGGGACTGTAGCGGGGCGGTCCCTCCCAGCGCGTCCACGCGGAGTTCTGAGCTCTCTGGAGCACTGGCCGCTGGTCCGGAGGCGAGACTTCCGGGTCGGGGGTGGGCGCGAGGCCAAGGGACCCCGAGCCCGAAGTGGAGGGAGCTCGCGCCCCTTACCTGCCACGTGTACTGCTGCTGGAGTTCTCGCGCCGCCTCGTTCTCGAAGTCGAGGACTTTAATTCTGGCCGCGGGAGCGGGACGAGGTGACAACTACGGGGTCAGAGTACGAGGCTGGGGTGGAAGTCCGCGTTCTGACCCAGTTTCCGCTAGCGACGCGGACGGGAGGATCAAAGAGTACCCCGCGGGTCCGGGGCAATGACCGGTGGGAACCAGCACTGGCAAGCGAGAGCTGGGCGATCCTGAAACTCAGCCACTCCCGCCGCGGAGCGGCAGTCGCGGGGCTATGACGTGTAACGCTGCGCCCTGAGCGCGCGGGCGTGCCTAAACTCTGCCAGGCCCCGGCCCGTACGCGAGTGCTTGAGGTTCCCCCTGCGGCTAAGGAAGCCTTTGCTGGCGGAGAGGTGCCGAAGCACTCATGGGGCTGGTTCCGCGCTCCCCCCACCAGGCGGGGCGCCGGTTCCCAGCTGGTGGCAAAAGAGGGCGCGGAGCCAAGGGCTCGGGGCGCCCCCCACCAGGCCGCCAGCGACAACCCTGCCCGCCTCCGGATGGGCGCTCAGAGCCGGCTCCGGATGCGCACCCTCACCTGAGCCCAGAAGCTTTGGGGTATTTCCGCCGGGCGCTATCCGCGCTGAAAGAGGTCCCCGAGACGGGAGAAGAACGAGGTAGGGAGCAACTTTGGGGTGGGATCAAGGGAGGCACTTAGTTGGGCATAAAAGGACATTTCGTGGGTCCTCAGGGTGTGAGGACTTAGTTTCATCTCCTGtatccccttcctccctccccaccccttggtTAAGTGATGGAACATAACCTTAGCCTCCTCTCATtctctttaatatatttcttttcttgtttttccagAGCTGATGGTGCACAATGTTTTGAAAGAAGTGGAGGCTCAGGCCCTAGCGTTGGCCACAAACAGGGCTGGTAGTGAGATGCTGCAGGAACTGTTGGGGTTCAGTCCCCTGAAACCGCTGTGTCGAGTATGGGCTGCTCTGCGGCCCAACTTGCGCTTTGTGGCCTGTCATCGATGTGGGGTCCATGTATTGCAAAGTGCTTTGCTGCAGCTGCCTCGATTGCTAGGGAACcctgcagaggaggaggaggaggaggatgggaaGGATGGTCCTTTGGAGACCCTGGAGGAGCTGGGCCTGGGACTAGCCGCTGAGGTGtgtgatgattttcttttctactgTGGAGACACACATGGCAGCTTCGTGGTCAGAACTTTGCTGCAGGTATTGGGAGGGACTCTTCTGGAGTCTGAGAGAGCCAGGCACCGTGGCTCCCAGTTACCTGGTAAGTATTACAAGAAAGGAATATAGACCCAGAGGGAAGGAGAGTTTAGGAAGTTCAGAAGGAGAGAATAAGCAGAAGATTTCTTCATGACCTTAAAGAATTAGCAGAGAAATGAGGTCAGGGATATCAGGCCAAAGATTAGTGTGCGTAGAGGCCCAGAGGTGAGGATGCATAGGTGTGTTTAGGGAACAGCTGTTAGAAGAATGGGGGCAAGTGGAAGAGATGATTCACTTGAGCATTGcgtttcaaacttttttttaaccagaacTCACAGTATGGAAAAGTTTTTTAAACATGACTcgacatacatatgtgtatatatacacatacgggATTCAAGCAAAAGGTCAGGAAACAATACCTTTACTACATGCAACCCACTCTGATATTTtcttccccccccctttttttttgctgAGCCACACGCGGCTTGTGGTTCCTTGACCACAAGTCATCAAACCtgtgccccgtgcagtggaagcttggagccctaaccactggactgccagggagttccctcctttttcattatattttgtgtgttacattaaaaaaatgcttaggacttccctggtggtccagtgattaagaatctgtgctttcacttcagggggcgtgggttcgatccctggttggggaaataagatcccgcaggccacgcagcgcggccaaaaaaaaaaaaggtggttgaGACCCACTAGATTGATTTCGTAATACACTCATAGGCAGCAGACctacattttgaaaaacactgggAAATGAGATAGTGAGTTTAGGTGAGGCCTGATTTTGGAACACCTTGAACTCCTGACTGAGGAGTTTGGACTATCTCCTATGGACCCTGGGGGAGCTGGTTGAAGtttcttagagaaattaaaacagaaatgtagtCTCAGTTCAGTCATCCAGATGAGACGAGACATTCAGTTGTACCAACTGAGTTGTATGTGTTCCGCATCTCCAAGCCAAATCCTTGTTCAACTATGGAATTATTCTTCCTCCTGGATGGCAGTTCGTGATCTCACCACTGCATACGTTCTTGATCTTCCTTCAGAAGCACAAAGGGCCCCATCTCGGGAATGTAAGGCAACCGATTTCGAGGTCCCTGAAACCTTCTTGAATTGTCTTCAGAACCTGAGCTCCTGCTTTCTGAAGGACATTGCTGGTAAGGAGGGAAATAAGAGGAAATCTAGGATCGGATCTTTTTTGGAGGTGATGATCATCAAACAAGGCTCTTATTTTGATCAGTCTTAACCCTCTTGTTTTCAAATCTTAACTGGTTTGATGTTGTAAAGGCCCTGTGTAGACCATTTGTGTCCACAGTCCCTTGAATCTTGTTGCCTGAGATCTGAGGTTTTATAGGTTGTCTGGCTTTTGGGAAAGACGCTTTTATTATTTCTGCCCTCCCCCACAGTGTTTATCACTGACAAGATCTCCAGCTTCTGCCTTCAAGTAGCCTTACAGATCTTACACCGCAAGCTGCCCCAGTTTtgtgcccacctctgcaatgctGTGATGGGCTACTTGAGTAGCCGCAATTCCTCAGCAGATGGCAGGTATGGACAGGGCCTCAGGATTGACTGAGGTGGTGGGCTGTGTGAAATGAATGACGTGATAtgggtattttgtttgtttgttttaaaagacaaaggttttcattctgtgtatgtgtgtgtgtacatgtgtatatatatgaaatatatatatgagatatatatgtatataaccatgttatttttttgtccagttttattgagatataattgacatatagaactgcgtaagtttaaggtgtgcagcgTGATTTGACTGACTTACCTCACAAAacaattaccacaataagtttagtgaacatctatcatctcgtttacaatacaaaattaaagaaataggaaaaaattttttattccttGTGATGGgaactcttaacaactttcatgtaaAACATACACTAGTGTtagttatatttatcatgttatacattacatccttagtatttatcttataactggacatTTGTACCTTTGATCGCTTTCCGCCAGTTCCCCCTAcccccagggcccctgcctctggtaaacacaaatctgacctcttttcctataagtttgtttgtttttgaagtataattggcgtacaacactgtgttagttcctgtcaCACAACGTGATGATTTGCTATTTCAGTAcacttcaaaatgatcaccatggtaagATGTGGTTATTTTGGATGAAGTGAAGTGAAGACTACCTGATCACCCTCTCCTTGTCCCCAGTCCCCTACTGCTATTTCTGCGCGATCAGACGAGCTCCAGACTCCTGGAGCAGGTGCTGCTGGTGTCGGAGCCCCCAAGGCTCCAGAGCCTCTTTGAGGATCACTTCCAAGGACAGCTGCAGACCCTGGCTGCACATCCTATTGCTAACTTCCCTTTGCAGCGTTTCCTGGATGCTATCACCACTCCTGAGCTGGTGAGTCAGGAACTTGGCTGAGTCCGTTCCTTTTAGTTCTTGTTCATTGGGACTTGCTTTATTGTATGCCTGCGTCTGTATTTTCAACAGTGTACTGGCCGTTCCCCTTGAGAAGTTATTCCTGGAGGCTTCCCAGAGCTTAGGGTAAAGGTGCCTTCTTCCCAGAAAGGATTTGCTTTGGCTTCTCTCAGGTGCCAGTGCCAGCAGGAGACCGGCGTAATTCAAGTTCTCAGCCTGAGCTTCCGTGGCTCGCGCAGTCTCTGGGTACTTGGCTACAAATCCATAGGAGCACTGGAGCTGCTGTCCTAGcttctcatttcctttgctgcttaGTGCCAAGGCATGTTTCCCTGGGATCTCATGGGTTGAGATCTGGGGTAGAAGGGGAGGTTTAATTCTAGTCCTCCCTTATCCTGAGAGTATGGCCATTTACAATCCCCTCCCCATGGGAGGCCGCACCTCTAAGACTGCTCCTTTGTTCTGGACCTTCCTTATCCATCCAAACCAAAGTCCTGTTATTGGCAATGCTTTTATGTTTTATCTagcatttttagttgtttttggcAGGAAGATTTCTCTCAATAACTCAGCCCACTGTTACCAGAATGCCAGATTCTTTAACCCATGTCTCCCCTCAGCTGTCCCCCGTGTTTGAGGAGCTAAGCCCTGCCCTGGAAGCTGTGCTGGCTCAGGGTCACTCAGGGGTAGTCATTGCCCTGGTCGGGGCCTGCCACAGAGTTGGGATCCACCAAGCCCAGGTCCTACAGCTGTTGTTGGAGGTGAGTGGTGGTTACCCGCAACCCATTTATGCCCTCAGTTCAAATTCTACCTGCTAGGACTTAGCTAATCTTCAGTCGTTGTATCTGTGGACCCAAGAGGTCTAGTGCCCAGGGAGTTCACAGATACAGGGGGAAATGAAGCCAAAACCATCTCATGGCCCTGGAATGAAAATAGTCTcccagggcagagagagaagttttaaggaataaatatttattcagcccGTTACATATATGGAGGCTGTGGATACAGCAAGGCAGATGAGATCCTGTCCGCATGCAGCTTATGTTCTTGTGGAGTTAGGCATTCTCATCTGTCCTGAATGCTTCCCCCTGTCTGGGAAGTCGAGGTTAGGGATGAATTGCTTGAGGTTAGTTCTCAGTTTCATGTTTTGTCTTCCTTTCTAGGCGTTCCACTGTGCAGAGCCCTCTTCCCGGCAAGTGGCCTGTGTGCCTCTCTTTGCCACTTTGATGACTTATGAGGTGTACTATGGACtggcagaggaggagggggcagtGCCCGCAGAGCACCAGGTGAGGTAGGGGAGAGGCCAAACCTGTGACTAACTGGGGACCAGGCCTCCCAGGGCTTAGGAAGCCCCTCACCACTGAGGTGAGGGTGGTGAGATCTCTGGCTTCATCCAAGTGAAGGCGGCAGTTTGGTGGCTGCCTCCTAATTCCCTGTCTCTGTCCTTCCAGGTAGAAATGGCCACTGCCagggacctgggggaagtgacagTCCTTGGGTCTCTACTGCTCCAGCATTTGCTGCACTTCTCCAGTCCTGGTATTATACTTCGAAGTTTGGGTGCCTTGACAGGACCACAGCTTCTGACTCTGGCCCAAAGCCCTGCTGGTTCCCATGTGCTTGATGCTGTCCTGACCAGCCCCTCCGTGACACGCAAGCAGCGCCGCCGGGTGCTGAAGACCCTAAAGGTTAGATTTCTGGCTTCTGCTTTGATTCCTCTGCCATCCTCCATTTAGAGAATGTGAGCTTCCCCCAGGACTCTGCTTCGGAGTCACAGAGAGGATGTGTAGTTCCTAGACTGCTTCAACTCAGCCTCTGAACTTCAGCCCTCATGCCCACCCTAACCCAACACACTTCTGTGGACTGCCCTAGAGGGCCCTACCTTGCTTGTCTCAATGCAGGGACAGTATGTGGCTCTGGCCTGTAGTCGCCACGGCAGCCGTGTGCTTGATGCCATCTGGAGTGGGGCAGCCCTTGGGGCCCGGAAGGAAATTGCTGCTGAGCTGGGTGAGTACCAGCACCGATCTTTGACCTTTCCAAATGCCCCCTTTCCTCACTCTAAAGAGCTGGGTGGCTGGGAATGGACCTAAATTAAGCAGAGACTTCAGTTCCAAAGGGTGGTCTTGGCCACGGGTTCTTGGCAGTCTGTTCTCCCCTGCCCCTCTGCGGACTGTGCAGCCCTGtgctcccacccctcctcctgaCTTCTCTTCTTTGGACAGTGAGGTGTTAACTCTATCCTGAGGCAGACCCAGGGTTCCAAAAAAAGGGAGGGGCTTTCACCCCAAGTAGGGTCTCTTCAAGGATGGGTGGGTGACTGCATGGTGATACTGAACACGAATGGTTCCCTTTGCAGGGGCACGGAACCAGGAGCTGATAAGGGACCCTTTTGGCCACCATGTAGCTCGAAACGTGGCCCTGACTACCTTTCTGAAGCGGCGAGAGGCTTGGGAACAGCAGCAGGGGGCGGTGGCCAAGCGGAGGCGGGCCTTGAACTCAATACTTGAAGACTAAGGCCTTTGGATCTGGGACTGGGTGTTCATGGGGCACGGGGAAACGGAGTATCTATCCTGTCCTGTTCCTAGTTTAAACTGGAGTCAAAAGTCTTattgataaacatttttatatttttactggaAACACCTTTGTTATTTTGTGTGGGAAGGGTACAAAGAAATAGAGATCTCAAGGTAAAGTTAGAGAGGGCTTTCTTCAGGGCACTGGGGAGCTTAGGGACAGGAGGGGAGTGGTAAGGACCTCTAGATGTAGCAGCAATCAGGGTGGGATCCAGATGCCTGTGGACAGGCTGTGGCCTTTCAGGGTAAGTGGGAGGCTGCAAAGATGGCTAGGAATGGATAGTATTCTTCAGCAATGGGTATAGGCTGGGGTGGAAGGCATTAGGCTGATGGGCCTGTCACTATGGGATCAGAAGACTGGGGAAAACAGGCGGGATAGTGAGCCTGCACTGTGTGTAGGCCCCAAACTTGATGCTGTCACAGTCCTTACAGTCTGTCTCTTGGAATGAGTCTAGGGGCAGAAGCTCAGAGCCCCTTCTCAGTAGGGTTGGAGGCGACCCTGCCGCTGCCACCGCTCAGTCCCTTCCACTGCATGACGAAGGgtggaggagattcccagcagcaTGTGGCCCAGGCCTTGCAGCAGTGCGGAGGCCCATCGGAGGAGCTCCCTGAAGGGCAGAGACAAGAGGAAGTCACGGGGTGGGGTCTGGGGGTTTTCCACAGGGGAGAGCTAACAGGGTAGGGGAGTGTAGCTGTAGGGGTGGGGAAGTGTGACATGTTGGTCTCTGACCTGAGTATTTTCTTTGGGCCGAGTCCTTGAATGTCACAGCTCATGGAGTAGAGCCCGTAGAACGTGGCTTTGATGTTCAGGCTGCCAAAGAGGTCTCGAGGGTTTTGCTTGTATACGTCGAAGGTGATGCGGGCGATGTCcttgctgtgcttgggcttctcCCGGCCCAGGCCATACGACAGCACCCCACTCTGTAGGAGCCCCCCACATCGGTGCAATGGACCCTCACATACTGACACTCACCACTAATCCCTGTCAGCACTGGGACAGACCCACCCTTGCCTGGACTGTTGGTCCACTATAAGGAGTCCTCGACAACTCCTCACCTCTCCCGTCGCTTCTGCCCCCAAGATCAGGGTTAGGTAGCAGAAGAGGCttgggagagacagaaaggatCAGTGGCCTAAGCAGCCCCAGTGTGGGCCTCTCACCCTGCTGGGGCTCCAGCTCTGTCCCAACTTCAGCACCATCAGGCATGTGTCATCCTCCAACAGCTGGAAGAAGTCCTCGCTCTCCACTGTGGTCCCATCCTCCTCCAGCACCAGTGTTAGCACTCCACTCAGCGTCAGAGTCTCCTGTGCCTGCCCAGTGGCAAGAAGtaggagggaaggggcagagctTATCCCATGCCCCTTCCCTGTCCGGCTGCCCAGCACCCAATGGTTGACCCTAGATGCTGACTGATATCCCAACTCTCCTTCCTGGTGCTTTGCCATCCTTCTAATGGCTCTAGCTCACGGTGTTCTTTAGTTGTTGGGGGACCCTCACTAGGGGCTGTCCTTTTCCTATTCGTTCCTGCTTTGCTCCTACCATGTCACTGTCATCTCTCTCAGCTTCCCTCCAAGCCATGCCTACTGGTTAGGAATTGAAAAGCTAGCCAGTTTCTCTTGAATGGGTATAGGCATTATGCTGATGGGGCCTATCACGACGGGTCTTATCTCCAGTGTCCCACCTCACTCTCCCCGACCCTCACAGTTCTTCGGAACTATTTTCAGTAATAATGACTTTTAACCTTCTTGAGTCTTCACTAGTGTCAAGTATCTATgtagcactttacatacattattctcTTTTACTCCTTTCAGCAGCCCTAGGAGGTAGTTGTATTATTGtaccctttttacagatgaagaaactgaggggttttttttgtttttattttttttgcggtacgcaggcctctccctgttgtggtctctcccgttgcggagcacaggctctggaggcacaggctcagcggccatggctcacgggcccagccgctccgcggcatgtgggatcctcccggaccggggcacgaacggactctcaaccactgcgccaccagggaagcccgaaactgaGGTTTTGATAGGCTGAGTAACTTCCCAAGTTTTGACACTAGGAAGCggcagaatcaggatttgaatTTGATCTGTCATACAAATTGCCGTTCCATACTGAGTTCTGAAATCTATCCCTCCACCCCTGTCTACTCCTTTCCCGCCCCCAAAGAAAAGCCCActccttggaaaaaaaaaaaaagtgaattgacTCAAATGCAGCAGAAGCCACTGGGCTCACCCCCCTGCTTTTAGCCCTCAGAGGGAGGGGCAGCCATGTAGCCGCGGCCCTTCCTGCTCATTATTCCAAGCTCACACTCTTCCCTAGCCCCTTGGCTGCCCCTGCTCTTGGAACCCAGGGACGTGGCCCACACACCTTGTGTAGCAGTTCCCGGCGGGTGGCAGCTGTAAGGCCTTTCCGAGTGGCCCGCTTGTGATCACAGACGCGGAAAGGTCGCGGGGGTGGTGGAGCCGAGGTCCAGACCTTACGGCCCAAATCGGAGCTCATACTGGTTACTGACCTGGTAGGTGGGAAGAAAGGTCAAGAAGGAGTGAGGGGTTTGGTGAGTGCAGCGGGGGTGACGGGCGTGGGGTAGCTGGAGCTTTAGGGAAGTTGGGAGGGAGGGATCTGGGTGTGCAGATTAAAGTAGCtcggggagagagggagagaccgCGGACtgggcgcgggggggggggggggggtgagggggtggggtggcggtTCAGGAGCTGGACAAGCCCACTGTGaaaaggggcagggaggggaaggggtacAAATTCGAAAGTTTTCTAGGGTCTGAAAGCAGCTTTGTCACCCTGCCTATATCCCCAGAGCTGGAGAGTGGAGAGAAGGGTTAGAAATCACCTGAGCAGGCCGCTGGGGTCCAGGGCAGAGAGGTACTCCATGGTGGAGGGAAGGAGCAGGAGAGTTGCCTCTCCCGGGAGTTCTGGGCTCGGTGGTTCTCGGCGGGGTTGGAGCTGAAGTGGTGGTGTTTTCTGTTACGGAGCTGGGATCTCAGCCCCGGCGAGGTGGGGTATGAGTCAAGCCCGGACTCTGGCCCCCCTGCCTGGCCAGTGAGAAGGGCAAAGtccaaggggagggaggaggggaagggccaAGGGGGGTGGTGGAGGAAGGATTGAGGCCCAGATATGTCCAGCAAAAGCCAtggaagtttgtgtgtgtgtctctggtgGCAGCGTGTGATGTGAGGGTACATGGGAACTATGTAATTGGATGGAATGTGATATCCGGTGTGTTTCTTTATATCGAGGTAATTTCTAGGGCCAATTTCTCCTGGCTCCCAATCTGTGTGAAGCTGGTTATGTGATTTGCTCTGTATGTGCTGCCACCTACTGAAAACACCATGAACTGCAGCTTTAGGAACAGGGAGGCCGTGCTGAGGATGGGCAGGGCTTGGAGAAACTAGAACACCTCCAGGCAGTGTGCCTGGGTGGGGTGCGAGGGGAGGATGGGTACTGATCCATGGATCCAGAATCACCAGGATCCTGTCTGGGACCCTGGCCTTCCTCTTTCATGCTCTTCCCTCTGTGGGCTAGGGGAGGGGCTGGCTCAACACTTCTCTTCAGAAGAACTGCCTGCTTCAGCTGCACTGGATTAGTCATTCTCTCACCTTTCTCCACTGGCCACTTTATAGGCATGGAGATGTGGAAGGCGGAAGAGGGGATGGGTCCTTTGATGACATCAGGACTTTAGCATTCGGTGCCCCGTGCCCCATCTCTGATTTCAGCTGCAGTTGTGATGAACAGTTGTGAGGAAGCTCAGACTCTCACTGTCAGTGAATCCCTCACATGAGCATAAGTCTCCTTGATTTCTTGCCCAGGAGTCTTATCTGAAGCTGTAGCAGCCCACTCAGCCCCCTGACAAGTACAGGCTGCAAGTGTGTATAAGGGCATTAATGCCTCTAGGACAACCCTCAAACAATGGGGAATGTGAGCTGGCCATAAACGcccatcttctctctttctggaagTTATT
Encoded proteins:
- the CIDEB gene encoding cell death activator CIDE-B isoform X1 — encoded protein: MERFQVGQKPTLRLMPLQPRREPPSPELPGEATLLLLPSTMEYLSALDPSGLLRSVTSMSSDLGRKVWTSAPPPPRPFRVCDHKRATRKGLTAATRRELLHKAQETLTLSGVLTLVLEEDGTTVESEDFFQLLEDDTCLMVLKLGQSWSPSRSGVLSYGLGREKPKHSKDIARITFDVYKQNPRDLFGSLNIKATFYGLYSMSCDIQGLGPKKILRELLRWASALLQGLGHMLLGISSTLRHAVEGTERWQRQGRLQPY
- the CIDEB gene encoding cell death activator CIDE-B isoform X2, with amino-acid sequence MERFQLQPRREPPSPELPGEATLLLLPSTMEYLSALDPSGLLRSVTSMSSDLGRKVWTSAPPPPRPFRVCDHKRATRKGLTAATRRELLHKAQETLTLSGVLTLVLEEDGTTVESEDFFQLLEDDTCLMVLKLGQSWSPSRSGVLSYGLGREKPKHSKDIARITFDVYKQNPRDLFGSLNIKATFYGLYSMSCDIQGLGPKKILRELLRWASALLQGLGHMLLGISSTLRHAVEGTERWQRQGRLQPY
- the NOP9 gene encoding nucleolar protein 9; this encodes MGLVPRSPHQAGRRFPAGGKRGRGAKGSGRPPPGRQRQPCPPPDGRSEPAPDAHPHLSPEALGYFRRALSALKEVPETGEERELMVHNVLKEVEAQALALATNRAGSEMLQELLGFSPLKPLCRVWAALRPNLRFVACHRCGVHVLQSALLQLPRLLGNPAEEEEEEDGKDGPLETLEELGLGLAAEVCDDFLFYCGDTHGSFVVRTLLQVLGGTLLESERARHRGSQLPEAQRAPSRECKATDFEVPETFLNCLQNLSSCFLKDIAVFITDKISSFCLQVALQILHRKLPQFCAHLCNAVMGYLSSRNSSADGSPLLLFLRDQTSSRLLEQVLLVSEPPRLQSLFEDHFQGQLQTLAAHPIANFPLQRFLDAITTPELLSPVFEELSPALEAVLAQGHSGVVIALVGACHRVGIHQAQVLQLLLEAFHCAEPSSRQVACVPLFATLMTYEVYYGLAEEEGAVPAEHQVEMATARDLGEVTVLGSLLLQHLLHFSSPGIILRSLGALTGPQLLTLAQSPAGSHVLDAVLTSPSVTRKQRRRVLKTLKGQYVALACSRHGSRVLDAIWSGAALGARKEIAAELGARNQELIRDPFGHHVARNVALTTFLKRREAWEQQQGAVAKRRRALNSILED